The sequence below is a genomic window from Thalassobaculum sp. OXR-137.
CAAGCTCGGCATCGGCTATGCCTTCGAGGGCGTGCGCCGACTGTACGACATTGTCGGCCCGCAGTTCGTCGCCGAGATCTTCTACACCGCCCGCCAGTTCGACGCCGAGGAGGCCCGGATCATGGGCCTGGTGAACCGGGTGGTGCCGAAGGCAGAGCTCGACGACGTGCTGTGGTCGATGGCCGACCGGATCGCCGGCAACGCCCCGCTGTCCGTCCAGGCGGTGAAGGCGTCGCTGATCGAGCTCGCCAAGCCGCAGGGCGACTGGGACCTGTCCCAGCCGGACGAGGCGGTGCGCAAGTGCTTCGGCAGCAACGACTACAAGGAAGGCCGCACCGCCTTCATGGAGAAGCGGGCCCCCAACTTCACGGCGACCTGACGCCGGAACCGGGAGACGGGTGCGATGACCGCATCCTTCGACGACCTCTACGCCCGTGCCGCCGCCCGCAAGGGCGGCGACGCGGCGCTCGAGGCGCTGCTGGGGACGCCGAAGAGCGCGGCCGAGCTGGCGGCCATCCCGGACGAACGGTGGCTCTCCGACATGACCCGGCGGATCTTCCAGTCCGGGTTCAACTGGAAGGTCATCGACGCCAAGTGGGACGGCTTTGAGGCTGCCTTCTGGGGCTTCGACGTGGGCCGCTGCGCTTTGATGAGCGACGAGGATTTGGACGCCCTGGTGTCCGACACAAGGATCGTGCGCAACGGCGCGAAGATCCGCTCGGTCCGCGAGAACGCCGCCTTCCTGCAGGATCTGGCCGCCGAATACGGATCGGCCGCGAAGTGCTTCGCCGAGTGGCCTGCCGAGGATTATGCCGGGCTGCTGGAGATGCTGAAGAAGCGCGGGTCGCGCCTCGGCGGCCGGGTCGGGGCGATCGCCATGCGGTTCATGGGCCGCGACGGCTACGTCTTGTCGGAAGACGTGGTGACGGCATTGATCCGCGAGGGCGTGGTCGACAAGGAGCCGACCTCGCGCAGGGACGTGGCCGCGGTGCAGGCGGCGTTCAACGCCTGGGCCGCGCAATCGGGCCGCCCGCTGTCCCATATCAGCCGGGTTCTGGCCTTCGGGGTCGACGCGTAGACGCGTCCGACTCTGTATCTCTCAGCCACTCCCCGGCACTGGGCCGGAGAGTGCTTGAGCGATTAAACAGCCCTGGCCGGCACGAAATCCATCACCCGCGGGTTCTCGCGCTGCAGCGGACCGACGCCGAACAGTTCCTGCCACATCACCTCGTGGAAGAAGAACTTCGTCGTGTTCACCACGACCTGCAGGATCACCAGCACGCCGGCCGCGAAGGGTTGGCCGATGAAGATGTAGTCGATCCCGGCATTGATCGTCGTCACCACCACCCGATAGGTGAAGGCCTTGTACCCAGCCACCGTCGCATGGGTCCAGGCGTTCTCCACCTTCGGCTCGATTTCGGCATCGATGATCGCCTTCTGGCGGGCGTATTCCTCAAGGCTGACCGTGCCGGATTCCCGCATCACCTCCAGTTGGGCGAGGCGCTGGGCCCGGTCGGTCACCTTGCCGGTGAAGATCACATCGTCGAACGGGCTGGCGAAGCTCGACCCGCTGGCCAGGGGCATGCGCAGCCCCTGTTCCACGGCGGGATAGATCGAACTGGCCCAGGCGGCGACCGACTGGACCTTGGCCAGCGGCTCGGGCGCGTCGGCGATGTTGGCGGGCAGCCAGGAGTCCATCTCCGATCCGGTGATCGCCACCCCGTTGTCCATGGCGGCGAACTGGTATCGGACGTTCACCGCGTCGTAGCGGTTGGCGACCCGGAACCCGGCCTCCACGAAGAGCGGCGGGACGACCAGATCCCGGGCGAGCGCGTAGCTCACCACCGCGTCGTCCACCGGCCGTGTCTTCTCCCCGAATCCGGTGGAGGAGGCGGGCTGCACCCACATGCAGGAGACGTCCCATCCGCTCTTGTACCGGGTCAGGGTGGCGTAGACGTCACTACGCGCGCAGTCGCTGGCAATGCCCCAGCCATCGGGATGGGGCAGGGTGTTGACCACGATTTCGACCGTGTCGGCGACGATGCCGTCCTCGGCGCGCACCAGGGTGATATGACGGATCGGACCGTAATCCTCGGGATTGACCTGGGGGCCGTAGGCCGGCTGGGAGATCTGGGCAAAGCCGATCGCGGCCACCGTGTGCGGTCCGGAGGGCAGCGGGACGTCCTTGCCGGAGATGCGCAGCACGTCGTTCACCGTGTCGCCGACGGCGATCGCGGCGGCGGGAGCCGGTATCAGCGCCGCGGCGGCGAGCAGCAGGCCGGCAATGCGGGAGAAGGTCGGGCCGATCATGACTTCGTCTCCACCGGACGTTCGATGTAGTCGAACTCCACCAGTTCCGAGCCGTCCTTGCGTTGACCGGCGATATAGGAATCCCAGGCCAGATCGTTGGCGATCTGCGCCATGGAATGGGTCACCACGATGGACGCCGTGATGTAGCCGGAAACCGCCGCACTCACGGTCACGATGTAGGCCAGCAGATAGTCGACCGAGACCCGAAACAGGTTGAACGAGATCATCTTGGCGACGAGGGTCTGGTAATAGTTCTCCAGCGTCGGCGGCGGTGCTGTGTTGTCCACCGCCGCAAAATAGCTGGCCAGGTCGTCCTCGCGGATCACCCCCTCGGCGGCGAGCTCCTGCAGTGCCCGCTTGCGGGCGGCCTTGCTGGCCCTGCCGACGGCGCTCGGGTCGATGGTGCCGGTCTCGAGCACCGCCAGAGGCTGGGGCACGGACCGGCCGTGCAGCTTCTCCGCCAGCCGGCCGCGCAGGCCGCTCTCGAACAGCTCCGAGGTGAGGCCCGCCCAGGCGTTCAGGTCGTTCACGACCGCGTACTTGTCCGGATCCGTCACCACCGTCTCCGGCGACCAGGTGGTCATCGAGGGGGCCAGGGTGCCGAGCTCCAGCCCGTCGAAATGGTACCGGGCGTCGAGAATGTCGTGGCGGTTCGACAGGCGGAAGCCGACGGTCAACCACTCCTGCGGCATGGCGTAGCCGCGCTCTGCGGTGAAGGCTTTCGCCGCCTTCCAGGCGTCCGTGCCTCCGGTGACGGGCTGGGCGGTCTCGGTCACGAAATAGCAGAAGCCGTCCACGGCGGTTCGGTACAGGTTCAGCTTGGCCAGCACGCCGTCGCGCAGGCAGGCATCCGTGGTGCCCCAGCCTTCCGTCACGGAAATGGTGTTGGTGTTGATCTCGACGATCCCGCGGGCCTTGTCGCCGTTGAACTGCAGCAGAACCGCGTTCTCGATGGTGCCATAGGCGCCGGCCACCCCGGAGACGATGGTGTTGTTTCCGAGACCGGCCACGACCCACTCACCCTCCGGCAGGGGCACCTGGCGTCCCTGCAGTTCGGCGTAGCCGGTCAGCGTTTCTCCGACCTCAAGCGCCAGCGCCGGCATTGACCAGACGCAGAAGGACAGGGCGGCGGCCGCCGCCTGGCCGTGTCGCATAGTACCGTTTAGGCTTATGCGGAGCATGGGTTTAACTCCACAAAGTTGAGTGGGAATCACGAAAGAACCCATCGGACAACCTGTCCGATGGGCCGATACTACTGTTGCAGCATGACAACCGTGTTGGTGGTTTCCATCGGGCCGGTGGCCACCTTGTCGGGAGCCGGCTCGGAGAAGATGTACAGCCCGCTGATCAGGCCGAGGGCCATGCCGGTGACGGCACCGACCAGCCGCGGCTGCAAGACGGTGTAGGTGCCGGCGGTGGTCAGCGCGCCGTCGATGGCGCCCGCCGTCGCCGTGTATCCGGCCGCGACCGTCGCCGGTGCGGAGAAGACCGGGGTCAGCGCGCCGTTCACCGCACCCGCCGTGGCGGCATAGGCGGAGCCGACGGCCGGGGCCACGGCCGGCAGCACGTAGGGCAGGCCATAGGCGCCGATGATCGTGCCGGCCAAGGTGAGCGCGAAGGTCTGCGCCAGGGTGGTCGTGGTGTCGGCGGAGGCCGGTCGGGCAACGCTCAGAAGGGCGACAAGCGCCAAGCTGGAAACTGAAAGAGATCGCCGCATCATGTCCCCCAAAAATCTGGCCGTTCTGGCGCGCCGAGCAGTCCGTCACGACGCTATCCGGTGCTTTTTACCAGTATGCGCGGAGGTTTGTCCGGGAGCAATTCAATTTGAGAATCGTCGCCACGGGCATCGGCAGCGCGGGGTCGCCTCCGGCTCAGGCCTCGGCGTCGAGAATAAGCTGGGACAGGGCACGCGGGGCGATGTCGGAATCGATCAGCGCCGGCGCCGCGGCGGTCAGCTGGCGCCGCAGATCCTCCGTCCTCTCCCGGTCTCGGGCGATGTCCAGGCATCGGGCCACGTAGTCCTCTGCGGAGGTGGCTTCGAGATCCGAGCGCATCCCCATGGCGATCAGCGGGGACAGCGTCACGCGCCCCCGCATCATGTCTGTCGGATAGGTCACCAGCGGCTGGCCGAGCGCCAGACTCTGCATCGAGGTGTTGCCGCCGTTGAAGTGAAGGGTATCGAGCACGACGTCGGCCTGCAGCATCACCCCGAGATAGCGGTCCAGCGGCAGGCGCGGCAGCAGACGGATCTGATCCATGATCCGCGGCCGGTCCGCGTTGGCGCGCGCCAGCCTCTCGAGTAGCCCCTTGGTCATGTTGCTGTAGACACCCGGCGCGTCGAACAGCGCGAGGGTGCCGGCCGGATCCTGCTCCAGGATGTCCCCCAGCATCCGGTCGAAAGCCGGGTGCATCTTCAACGGCGTCTGGCCGCAGAGATAGATCGCGCCGCTCTCCGGAAGGCCGACTTCGCTTCGGGAAACGGGCGTGTGCCGGGTCCGCTCTTCGGCATAGGCGATGGCCAGACCGTCCACCAGGACCGGCGTCTCCGAATAGTGGTCGCGACAGTTGTCCGGCTCCATCCAGGCCGAGGTGAAGAACTGGTCCACCGTGTCGATGCCGGTGGTCACCGGATGTCCCGGCAGCACAATCTGCTGAGGAGCCAGCCGGGCGAAGGGCAGGAAGTAACTCATCGCCGTCATGCCGATATCGGCGAAGACGATGCTGTCCAGTTCCATCTCGGCCAGCCGGGCACGGACGGTCTCCAGCACGGATGGGAGGACGACGACTCGGTCCACCAAGCGCGCGATCTTGTCATGCATCGGCGGCGGCAGCGTCCCGATCTGTACCACCGTCACGTCGATCTCGTCCCGGTCGATCATCCGCAGATGACCCTCGGTCATGTTGTAGATCGAGTGATCGCGGAAGAACTCCGACACGAAGGCGACCCGGCGCTTTCCCGGCCGCCGGCGCCGGCCGATATGGGGCGCCGTCATCGTCAGCATCGGGCAGGTGCGCCGGTAGAAGGCGCAGAGATCCATGAGCAGATCCCGGTCGTTGATGCCGTGATAGCCGAGCGCGAAAGGGACCGTGCCCACCTCCTGGATCGGATCCCGGATCGGGGCGAAGCCCTCCCGCGTGCACAGATCGCGGATCCGTGCCCGGATCTGCCACATCTCGTCTTCGGACATGGTGATATGCGGCAGCAGGGTCGCGGCTCGGGCGGCGTGGCCTGCATCGCGCGGCCGCAGGATGGACGCCGCCTCGGCCATGTGCCGTGCTTCGTCGAAGTTCGACAGCCGGTAGGCGCTGACGGCGCCGGTAACCCAGGCCTTCGGATCGTGGGGGGCGGTCGCCAGGGCGCGGCGCGCCAGGGCCAGGGCCCGCTCGGGATGGCCGAGAGATCGGTGAACCTCCGCCAGAACCAGCGTCGCCTCATGGGCCATCGGGTTGATCACCGAGGCGCGCCGGGCGAGATCTTCCGCGCGCTCGATCTCGTCCCTGGCGAGCCGGCAAACCCCGGCGAGGACGAGATAGGCGGGTTCCACCGGCGCCAGGATGGCGGCCCGGACCCCGTTGTCCCCGGGCGAGCCGAGCGGCGCCGCCGCCAGGACGGCGTAGGCCCGCGCCAGATCGGGCTGCGCCGCCAGCGCACGCCGGATGCGCTGCGGCGGAATGCCTGCCTCCGGCGGCAGAGCGATGGCCTGGAGCACATGCTCCATTGTGTACGGATCGAGCGCGAAGACCTGGCGGAAATGGCGTCCGGCCGCTTCAAGGAGGCCGATTCGCCCCTCGATCGCCGCCAGAAGTTGAAGAGGGCCGACGGAGTCGGGCATCGCCAGAACGAGCCGCCGCAGATCGACGGCGGCCTCGGCCAGGCGGCCCTCATTCAGGCGGCTTTGTAGCCGTCTGGCGACACTGGCGATGGGCAGCGCGGTTCCGCTCACCAGACATCTTCCTTCAAGTAGCGATCCTTCTTGGGGCGGCGGCCCGAGAAACCGGCTAGATTTAGCGGTGTCGACCGGAGTGATCACCGTGTCTACCACGACACAAAGTTCCAAGAGAACGATGATGATGTTGCGTTTTCCCGTCGCGCGTCCCCGACTTGCAACCGCCGATGCGATCCTGCCCTATCTGCGGCAGATCGACGAGAACCAGTACTATTCGAATTTCGGTCCCCTCGCCGGCACGGTCGAAGCCAGGCTCGCCGAAAGGTACGGCATCGACCCGGCTTGCGTGACGACGGTCTCGAACGCAACCGCCGGACTCACTGCGGCCCTGCAGGCCGAGGCGCGGGCACGCAAGCGCAACGTGAACGACGGAGCCGCCTATTGCCTGCTGCCGGCCTGGACGTTCGTCGCGACGCTGCATGCCGTGCTGGCCGCGGGGCTGGAGCCCTATCTGCTGGATGTCGACGAGGACTCCTGGTCGCTGACGCCGCAATCGGTCGAAAATGCCCTGGCGCGTATCCCGGGGGAGCCGGTCGCCGTGGTGCCGGTCTCCCCGTTCGGCCGGCCTTACGACATGGCGGCTTGGGACGCCTTCTCCCGCCGCACCGGGCTTGCGGTCGTGATCGACGCCGCCGCCGCATTCGACAAGGGGGAGGTTGGCGCCAGCCCGGCCGTGTTCAGCCTGCACGCGACCAAGGTGCTGGCGGCGGGCGAGGGCGGCTTCGCGGTGTCCACCGACGTTGACCTCGTCAACGAAATCCGAAAATGCATCAATTTCGGGTTCTTCGGAGATCGGGTGGCGCAGAGCCGCGCGATCAACGGCAAGATGAGCGAGTACCACGCCGCCGTGACCCTGGCCGCCCTTGACGCCTGGCCGCAGGCCCGGCGGATCTTCGACGACATCGCCAAGGCCTATCGCGACGGCTTCGCCGCCGATAACCGGATCCGCCTGCTACCCGGCGCGGGTGACGACTATGCATCCTCCACCATCATGATCGCCCGCGAGGATCCCCTGCCGCCCGGTTTTGACGAGGCGCTCGCCGAGCGCGGCGTCGGTACCCGGCGCTGGTGGGGCGGGGGGATCGCCAAGCAGGTCGCCTATCGCCGGTTCAGTTCGGATCTCCTGCCGGTCACCGACTGGCTGGCGGAGCGCTGCATCGGCTTGCCCTGCTATCCGGGGCTGGAGCGCGACGAGATCCTCGAGATCGCCGGCATCGTCCGCGACACCCTGGCGGGCCGCTGATTCCGCCATGACCGCGCAGGCCACCACCATCGGCGGCTTCTTCGGCCTGGAGCCGCCCGACCGGCCGCGCGCCGACGGCGGCGTCCTCGCGCGGTGGACCCAGGGGGAAGACTGGCTCGGGTTCCACAACGCCCGCAGCGCCTTCGCCCATCTGGTGCGCGGCCTTGCCCCCGGAACCGTCTGGCTGCCGTCCTATCTCTGCGCCGATATGGACGCGGGCGCCGGACCCGCAATACGGCGCTACGGGGTCGGCCCCGTGCTGGATCTGGACGACGCAGCCTTCGAGGCCGCGCTGGCACCGGGCGATCTGGTGGTCGCAGTGGCCTATTTCGGTGCGCCGGTCTGCCGCCGGCTCCGCGACCTCGCCCTCCGACGACCCGACGTGACTTGGCTGGAGGACCGTGCCCAGGCGCTGTCGGTGCCTATCGAGGACGACATCCCCGGCGCTTGGCGCCTGTTCAGTCCCCGCAAACTGCTGGGGACGGCGGAGGGCGGGCTGCTGGTGGGCCCGGTCTCCGGACTGCCCATGCCGTCGCTGACACTGCCGCCCGTTGAGCATGACGCTGCTGCGGAAGCGCGGGCGGCCGCCGCCACGCGCGACCACATCGCCGAGGCCTACCGCCGCTACGTCGCGATCGAGCGGGACCATGCCGTCGCCGACCTGGCCATGAGCGGCAGGACACGTCGTATTCTGGCGGCTGCCTCCCCGGACGACATGGCCCGGCGCCGGCGGGAGAATCTGGCAATTCTGGACGCCCGGCTGGACCGGTATGCGGCGCCGGTGGTCGAGCGGCTTCGCGGCAGCGCGGCCCCCTTCGGCTATCCGCTGCTGCTGGCGGACGGACGGGACGCGGTCGCGGCTCGGCTTGCCGCCGACGGGGTGTTCTGCGCGGTGCATTGGCGCGCGCTTGGGGCGGCGGAGACCGCCGATCCGGTGGCGACCCGTCTGCGCGACGGGATGCTGACCCTGCCGCTGGACCACCGCTACGGTCCCGAAGACATGACCGGGCTGGCCGACCGGGTACGGCAGGCGCTGGCATGAGCGGGCCCTACGGCCGCCGGTCCTATGTGGACAGCCTGGCGGGGGAGGGCGGCGAGGTGGTCTCCCTTTGGGGCGGTCACGTGCTGCTGCGGCCGCTGCCGTCCGGTGCCGGGCGCGACGCGGTGAGCGCCTATCCCATGGGAGGGTTCGCCGCGGATGCGGATCTGGACGACGGGCTTGCCGACCTGCGTGCCGCCGGGGCAATCAGCCTGACCGTGATCGCCGATCCCTTGAACGCGCCTGATGCCGGTGCTCTGTCCCGGACGGCGGATGTTCACCGCCGCCTGAAGACCCACTACCTCCTCGACCGGGAGATCGGTCCCTTCGCACCGTCCAAGCACCACCGCGCCGAGATCCGCCGCGCCCGGCGCCAGGTGATCGTGGAGCGGGTGGCACTGTCGCAGGCGATGGCGACCTGGGCGGCGCTGTACGACCATCTGGCCGAGCGCCACGAGATCCAGGCGGGGGCCCGCCTCGGCGCCCGGCATTTCGCCCATCTGGCGGCCGATCCGGCGGCGGTGGTGCTTGCGGCCCGGGCGGCGGGGGAGGTCGTGGCGATGTCGATCTGGCTGAGCGACGGCACGGTGGCGCACAACCATCTCGGCGCCTCCAGCGAGGCCGGCTACGCCGTCGGCGCCAGCTACGCGCTCTATGCCGCTGCGGTCGAGACGCTGGAGGAGTGCCGAGTGCTGGACTTCGGCGGTGCGCCGGGACTGGCGGACGACCCCGACCATGGGCTGGCCCGGTTCAAGCGCGGCTTCGCCAATGCGGAGGGCGCAACTTGGCTGAGCGGGTTTGTGCTCGACCGGGAGGGATATGCGGCGGCGTTGCGGGACAGCGGCGCCGATTCCGCGACCGGTTTCTTCCCCGCCTACCGCGCGCGGTAATCCTCGGCGCTGAGCCCCATGGCGATTGCGTCGACCGTTTCGCCGCGCTTGGCTACTTGCCGGCGTCCGGTTTCCGCGAAGCCCGCGTCGCAATAGAGCCGGCGCGCGGCGGTATTGGTCTCCAGGACTTCCAGCCGCACGGCGGAGACGTCCGGATCGTCGAAGGCGATGCGCAGGGCCTCGGCTAGAGCCTGCTTGCCCACGCCCCGCCCTCGCTGCCTCGTATCGCCGATGAAGATGTGGAATTCCCGCTCCCCCGCCCCGTCCGGAACCGCCAGCAGGTAGACGCAGCCGACCATCTCCCCATCGGCGCAGAGCGCGTATCGTCGATCGATCCTCTGGGACAGCCAGTGCCGCACCATCCAGTCCCGCGCCTCGTCCCAGCCGACCTCGCGGCGGTCGCCGACGAGGTGCTCGTAGAGGGCGGGATCGCGCTGCCAGTCGTAGATGCGGCGGAGGTCGCGCTCCTCCAGCGGCCGAAGCGAAACGCTCATTCCCGCTCGAGCACCAGGAAAATGGAGGCTGTCAGGTCCGGATAGGTGAAGCCGAGCTGGAAGCAGCCCTCCAGATACGCATCGCTCATCACCTCGCCGCCGAACAGCGCGTCGAACTGGAAATTGGCCAGCGGCTTGAAGAAGATTCCGCCGCGATGGGCGACCTTCAGCCCGGCCTTGCGGGCGTCGCTTTCCAGGGTGTCGAGCACATAGGTGCGCCGGTGGCCGTGCTTCACGTCGCTGGGGGTGAGCGAGGTGCAGTGCTCGATCAGACCCATGGCGACGGCGATCCGGCGCGAGGCGGCGTGGCCGTTGGGCACGACGATGAAGGCCCGCCCGCCGGGGGCGAGAAGACGGCCGATGCTGGCGAGCGTCGCCACCGGATCGACCACGTGCTCGAGTACATGGACCAGGAAAACGGCATCGTACCGCTTGTCGGTGACGAAATCCTCGAACAGGGTCTGGTGGAACGTGCCCGGGTTCTTCAGTCGGGATCTGGTGACATCCAGAAACCGCTCGGCGGCGTCGACCACATCGATCTGTCCGAACCGCTCTTCCAGCAGAACCGTGAGGTCGCCCTTGTAGCAGCCCATCTGTAGGCAGGCGCCGGTCGACGGCATCCAGGGTTCCATCGCCCGCATCATCCAGCCGCGCATCCGCACGTCGAATTCCGACTCGTCGTAGTCCTTGACCAGATCGTTGACGTAGGCGAACTCGATGTCTTTCGGGCGGGCATCGGTCATGTGGGTTCCTCAGCGGTCTTCCCGGTAGAACCGGTGTTCCGGCGCATTGTACCAGTCGTCCAGGCTTTCGGGCACGCGGGCGTACCAGCCGAGCCGGCGTTTCAGGGCCTCGCTGGCCGCCGCGACACGGTCGGCGCCGAGCTGCTTCACATGGTCCATCTGTGGTTTGAAGAAGGGTGGCGTGAAGGTGAGCGTCAGCGCCCGGCGGATCTCGCCGGAGCGGTTGGCTCCGGCGGCATGGAGCAGCCGGGAATCGAACAGCAGGACGCTGCCGGCCGGCGCCTCGTAGATTGCCACCCGGCGCTCGCCCTCCGATCGTGCGGCCACCCGGTGGGAGCCGAGATCCAGCAGGGTGCCGCCGTTCTCCGCGGTGAAGGGGTCCAGGGTGACGAGCATGTTGATCATCAGCCGCATCTCGTCGCCGGCGGCGAAGGCGCGCAGGTCACGGTGCCAGCGGTGCAGGTAGGCGCCGGCGGCGGCCGGGCGGTTCATCAGGCCGCCGAAGGAATTCAGAATGAAATTGCCGCCCAGGAAGGTCTCGATCGTGTCGGCGGCGGGGAGATCCTCCAGCAGATCGGGAAAGCTGTCGTCGCTGGCGAGAACATGATGGGCGATGCCGGCGTCCGATGGCGCCATGCCTTTGGCCCGCATGATCGTGGCGCAGTCCTCAACCGCCGCGGCCAGCCCGGCACGCAGGGCGTCCACCGTGTCGGCCCCGAGCAATCCGGGAAAGCCGACGGCGCCATCGCGGGCCAGTATCGCCAGGGCGCTCTCGCTTTGACCGACCGGAAGAGAGGCGACGGCGGCGGGCATTGGCAACTCCATCGTGCTGACGGATCAAAGAGTAACCGCGACAGGCAAGCCATGCACGACAGGCTTGATTTGAGGGAGATGTGCTAAGTTAAATAAACTTATATGCGACTGGTTGCGCCGGAAGGGTTTCAATATGCCGATTGCATGGGCGGCGAGCCAGTCCGGCGATTTCCTTGTGTTCTGGTTTTCCGGAAAGGTGACCCGGGACGAGGTGATCGAGAGCCAGATCGCCTCCGTTTCAGTGGTCCCGCAGAACGGCGAGTTCGTCACCCTGACGATCTTCGAATCGGATGTCGAGGCACCCGACGCCACCCTGGCGGGGCTCAAGGATCTCTATAGACGCCGCAGCGAGCAGCTGAAGACGATCGGATCGCACCGCCGAGCGGGGGCCACGTTGCTGTCCGACTCTTCAACGGCCCGCATGCTCATACCGCTCTGGAACGCCCTGCGCGATCTCAACGACACCGACATCACGTTCGCGATCTTCGAGACGCTTGACGACGCGCTCGCTCATCTGGAGGTCGATCCCGACTACGCGCGGGAGGTCATGCTGAAGCGGCGCCCCGTTTCCGCCGCGGCCTGATCGGCCCGAGATCAGGGGGCCGTATCCTTGAGAGTGGAGGGTTCGATGGTCTTGAAGAATCCCGTCACGTCCTGTCCGTTGGCGGAGAGCGGCAGAATCAGCCGGACATAGCTCATCGGCGCGCCGGCGATCGGCACGAAGCTGCGCCGGGCGAGGCTCGGAGCCCGGCTCTCGGCGATGCGGCGCAGGGCTTCGGTGACCACGTCCGCATCCCGTTCCTCGAAGAAGGCCCGCACGGTCATGCCATGGGCCTGGAACGCGGCGTTCTCGCCGATGTAGTTGCCGACCATCCGCACGGCGGCGTCGCGCTCGGCGGGCAGGTAGTCCAGCAGCATGGTGTAGTCGAGCACCGCATCGGGAACGTCGCCCACCTCCATCGACGCCGGCAGGGCGTCCTCTCCGCGGGCGGCCTCCCAGGCCTTCAGACAGCTTGCCAGCAGCGGATAGGCGGCGATGGCGTCGAGGCTGAGATCTTCCTGCCGACTGTGCTGCGCCGGGTGCGCGGCATCGGCTGTGTCCAGGTCGGTCGTGGCCGTCTGCTTCGTCTGATGGTCATTCGCCATGGCCACGGAGCCCTCCTTTCGCATTGTGCTCGGCGGGGACAGAGTCCAGCGACGGGCGATAGATTGACGGGGTGAAATCGCCGAACCGGATCGAGACCAGCCGGTGCAGCTTCTCGATATCGGCGATCCGCATGTCCCTGGTGCTTCGCCCGGTGGCGTTCCAGGCGCGCCGCACGGGGGCCAGATCCAGCGTCCAGGCGCG
It includes:
- a CDS encoding PAS domain-containing protein — translated: MANDHQTKQTATTDLDTADAAHPAQHSRQEDLSLDAIAAYPLLASCLKAWEAARGEDALPASMEVGDVPDAVLDYTMLLDYLPAERDAAVRMVGNYIGENAAFQAHGMTVRAFFEERDADVVTEALRRIAESRAPSLARRSFVPIAGAPMSYVRLILPLSANGQDVTGFFKTIEPSTLKDTAP